One Bufo gargarizans isolate SCDJY-AF-19 chromosome 4, ASM1485885v1, whole genome shotgun sequence DNA window includes the following coding sequences:
- the LOC122933860 gene encoding zinc finger protein OZF-like: protein MLSLDGKVEDEDIGQRSSQENILTFNVYPGIYSTDLSHNSPNHEEPSPDQSEIVTTIIGQEGDKRFQCGECGKQFAHSSGLCRHRRSHTEERPYSCSECGQCFLKTSDLVRHERSHTGERLFSCSECGKCFTNKAALVKHARIHTGEKPFSCSECGKCFTNKSALVNHERIHKGEKPYSCSECEKCFTEKSNLLTHQRMHRGEKPYPCSICGKCFTGKSNLNRHEKMHTEKQYSCSECGKCFKEKSSLLNHEITHVGVKSYSCSECGKYFTVKSNLIIHKRIHTGEKPYSCSECGKCFTVISNLLTHQRSHTGEKPYSCSECGKCFINKSNLIVHERRHTGEKPYSCSLCVKCFTNKSALIKHERSHTGEKPYSCSECEKCFTSKSDLIKHERIHTGEKPYSCSQCEKCFANKSNLIQHVRIHTGDKPYSCSECGKCFANKSNLTQHERIHTGDK from the coding sequence ATGTTATCACTAGATGGTAAAGTAGAAGATGAAGATATCGGGCAGCGCTCTTCACAAGAAAACATCCTTACCTTTAACGTATATCCAGGAATTTACAGTACAGATCTATCACATAATTCCCCTAATCAtgaggaaccttctcctgaccaatcagAGATTGTTACCACAATTATCGGGCAGGAAGGAGATAAAAGGTTTCAGTGTGGAGAATGTGGGAAACAGTTTGCACACAGCTCAGGTCTTTGCAGACACAGAAGAAGTCACACAGAAGAGAGGCCGtattcttgttcagaatgtgggcaGTGTTTTCTAAAGACATCAGATCTggttagacatgagagaagtcacacaggagagaggctattttcatgttcggaatgtgggaaatgttttaccaatAAAGCGGCTTTAGTTAAGCATgcgagaattcacacaggagagaagccgttctcatgttcagaatgtggtaaatgctTTACAAATAAATCGGCTCTTGTTaaccatgagagaattcacaaaggagagaagccgtattcatgttcagaatgtgagaaatgtttcacAGAAAAATCTAATCTCCTTACACATCAGAGAATGCAcagaggagagaaaccatatccaTGTTCaatatgtgggaaatgctttacagGTAAATCAAATCTTAATCGGCATGAGAAAATGCACACAGAGAAgcagtattcatgttcagaatgtgggaaatgtttcaaaGAAAAGTCAAGTCTCCTAAACCATGAAATAACTCACGTAGGGGTAAagtcatattcatgttcagaatgtggaaaatattttacagttaaatcaaatcttattatacataaaagaattcacacaggagagaagccatattcatgttcagaatgtggaaagtgtttcaCAGTAATATCAAATCTCCttacacatcagagaagtcacacaggagagaagccatattcatgctcagaatgtgggaaatgctttataaATAAATCTAATCTTATTGTACATGAGAGAAGGCACACAGGAgaaaaaccatattcatgttcactaTGTGTGAAATGCTTTACAAATAAATCAGCTCTTAttaaacatgagagaagtcacacaggagagaagccgtattcgtgttcagaatgtgagaaatgttttacaagTAAATCAGATCTTattaaacatgagagaattcacacaggagagaagccgtattcttGCTcacaatgtgagaaatgttttgctAATAAATCAAACCTTATTCAACAtgtgagaattcacacaggggacaagccgtattcatgttcagaatgtgggaaatgttttgcaaatAAATCAAATCTTACACaacatgagagaattcatacGGGAGATAAATAA